In one Juglans regia cultivar Chandler chromosome 11, Walnut 2.0, whole genome shotgun sequence genomic region, the following are encoded:
- the LOC109009557 gene encoding probable xyloglucan glycosyltransferase 5: MAPRLDFSNWWAKDTRKGTPVVVTMENPNFSVVEIDGPDAAFRPLEKSRGKNAKQVTWVLLLKANRAVGCVAWLATALWALLGAIKKRLIHRQGVTMASEKLGKGKLLFRIIRAFLVTALAILAFEMVAYLQGWHYFKNPSLHIPQTSDLQGFFHVAYVAWLTFRADYIAPPIQALSKFCVVLFLIQSADRMILCLGCLWIKYKKIKPTIEGDPFKPDDVEGSGYEHPMVLVQIPMCNEREVYEQSISAVCQLDWPKDRLLIQVLDDSDDESIQFLIKAEVAKWSQKGINIIYRHRLVRTGYKAGNLKSAMSCDYVKIYEFVAIFDADFQPNPDFLKQTVPHFKDNPELGLVQARWAFVNKDENLLTRLQNINLCFHFEVEQQVNGVFINFFGFNGTAGVWRIKALEESGGWLERTTVEDMDIAVRAHLNGWKFIFLDDVKVLCEVPESYEAYRKQQHRWHSGPMQLFRLCLPAIITAKISACKKANLVLLFFLLRKLILPFYSFTLFCVILPLTMFVPEAELPVWVICYVPVFMSLLNILPAPKSFPFIVPYLLFENTMSVTKFNAMVSGLFQLGSSYEWIVTKKAGRSSESDLLAAAERESKTMNQPQIYRGASESELSELNQIKEQKEAARVPVKKINKIYRKELALAFLLLTASVRSLLSAQGVHFYFLLFQGVTFLLVGLDLIGEQMS; the protein is encoded by the exons ATGGCTCCAAGACTGGACTTCTCTAACTGGTGGGCAAAAGATACCCGCAAGGGAACTCCGGTCGTAGTCACAATGGAGAACCCCAACTTCTCGGTTGTGGAGATTGATGGCCCCGACGCTGCGTTCCGGCCCTTGGAGAAAAGCCGGGGTAAGAATGCCAAGCAGGTCACGTGGGTCTTGCTTCTCAAGGCCAACCGTGCTGTCGGTTGCGTCGCTTGGCTCGCCACGGCCCTCTGGGCATTGCTCGGAGCCATCAAGAAGAGACTGATCCATAGGCAAGGAGTAACCATGGCGAGTGAGAAGCTGGGAAAGGGGAAACTGCTTTTCAGAATCATAAGAGCGTTCTTAGTCACTGCCTTGGCCATCCTGGCCTTTGAGATGGTTGCCTATTTGCAAGGGTGGCATTATTTTAAGAATCCCAGTTTGCACATCCCGCAGACTTCTGATTTGCAAGGCTTCTTTCACGTGGCTTATGTTGCTTGGTTGACATTCCGGGCCGATTACATTGCGCCTCCAATTCAAGCACTCTCTAAATTCTGTGTTGTTCTGTTCCTTATCCAATCTGCGGACCGTATGATACTTTGCTTAGGTTGCTTGTGGATAAAATACAAGAAGATCAAGCCGACGATTGAGGGTGATCCCTTCAAACCAGATGATGTGGAGGGATCGGGCTATGAGCATCCCATGGTTCTTGTTCAAATTCCAATGTGTAATGAGAGGGAG GTATATGAGCAATCTATCTCCGCTGTGTGCCAACTTGATTGGCCAAAGGACCGTTTACTGATTCAAGTTCTTGATGATTCCGATGATGAGAGTATTCAATTCTTAATTAAGGCAGAGGTTGCTAAGTGGAGCCAAAAGGGCATTAACATAATCTATCGGCATCGCTTGGTTAGAACTGGTTACAAAGCGGGGAATCTCAAGTCTGCAATGAGCTGTGATTATGTTAAGATTTATGAGTTTGTTGCGATTTTTGATGCAGATTTCCAACCTAATCCTGACTTTCTAAAGCAAACTGTGCCCCATTTCAAG GACAATCCTGAACTAGGTTTAGTTCAGGCTAGATGGGCTTTTGTGAACAAGGATGAAAACTTGTTGACTCGTCTCCAAAACATTAATCTGTGTTTCCACTTTGAGGTGGAACAGCAAGTTAATGGGGTgttcattaatttctttggcTTCAATGGAACTGCCGGTGTTTGGAGAATTAAAGCCTTGGAGGAGTCTGGAGGCTGGCTTGAAAGGACAACTGTAGAGGATATGGACATAGCCGTCCGAGCCCATCTCAATGGTTGGAAGTTCATCTTCCTTGATGACGTAAAG GTCCTTTGTGAAGTTCCAGAGTCATATGAAGCTTACAGGAAGCAGCAGCATCGCTGGCATTCTGGTCCAATGCAACTTTTTAGATTGTGTCTTCCTGCAATTATAACAGCTAAG ATATCAGCATGTAAGAAAGCAAACTTGGTACTGTTGTTCTTTCTGTTGAGGAAACTTATCCTTCCCTTCTACTCCTTCACATTGTTCTGCGTAATTCTTCCTCTAACCATGTTTGTCCCCGAGGCTGAGCTCCCTGTATGGGTCATTTGTTATGTGCCTGTTTTTATGTCCCTCCTCAACATTCTTCCAGCCCCCAAATCCTTCCCCTTCATTGTTCCTTACCTCCTATTTGAGAATACCATGTCTGTTACAAAATTCAACGCAATGGTATCTGGATTGTTCCAGTTGGGTAGCTCTTACGAGTGGATTGTCACCAAGAAGGCTGGCAGATCATCAGAATCCGATTTACTGGCTGCTGCTGAAAGGGAGTCTAAAACAATGAACCAACCACAAATCTACCGAGGAGCATCTGAGAGTGAGCTTTCTGAATTGAACCAAATTAAGGAACAGAAAGAAGCAGCCCGAGTTCCTGttaagaaaatcaataaaatatataggaaGGAGCTTGCTCTGGCATTCCTTTTGCTCACGGCTTCTGTCAGGAGCCTGTTATCTGCACAAGGAGTCCACTTCTACTTCCTGCTTTTCCAAGGGGTGACCTTCCTTCTTGTGGGTCTTGATCTAATTGGGGAGCAGATGAGCTAA
- the LOC109009556 gene encoding probable cyclic nucleotide-gated ion channel 14: protein MELKKVRFYNDENQSFRPSWEKNDTQKNVERPLSLYKATAPLIKLEGSGTGDRNQSTSTTSTFGRLKVFPENHKLWQKRILDPGSDIILQWNRVFLFFCLVALFVDPLFFYVPVVVVNNDNSSCMATDLNLGIVITCFRTVADIFYMLHMVIKFRTAYVSPSSRVFGRGELVMDPKMIARWYLRSEFLIDLMAALPLPQIVIWFILPALKSSQADHTDNALVLIVLLQYIPRLYLIFPLSSQIIKATGVVTQTAWAGAAYNLVLYMLASHVIGASWYLLSIERQATCWKSECKKEDSPVGCDLSYLACTSWNTTEFRKWANTTAVFSGCNPNNSSSDFNFGIFEKAVTNNVISSKFIEKYLYCLWFGLQNLSSYGQNLSTSTFIGETSFAILIAILGLVLFAHLIGNMQTYLQSITVRLEEWRLKRRDTEEWMRHRQLPRGLQERVRRFIQYKWLATRGVDEESILSALPTDLRRDIQRHLCLDLLLRVPFFSQMDNQLLDAICERLVSSLSTEGTYIVREGDPVTEMLFIIRGRLESSTTNGGRTGFFNSITLSPGDFCGEELLAWALLPKSTLNLPSSTRTVRSLGEVEAFALRAEDLKFVANQFRRLHSKKLQHTFRFYSYHWRTWAACFIQVAWRRFKKRLLVKNLSMRESFSYSVDEQVASENEQDEEEHSTVPSYNSQAKQNLGVTILASRFAANTRRGAQKIKDVQMPKLQKPEEPDFSMEPEDD from the exons ATGGAGTTGAAGAAAGTGAG gttttataatgatgaaaatcaAAGTTTCCGACCTTCCTGGGAGAAAAATGACACCCAGAAAAACGTGGAAAGGCCCTTGTCACTGTACAAGGCAACGGCGCCTCTGATTAAACTAGAAGGGAGTGGTACTGGTGATAGAAACCAGAGTACTAGTACAACTTCCACGTTTGGGAGGTTAAAGGTTTTCCCAGAGAATCATAAGCTATGGCAGAAACGAATTCTCGATCCTGGAAGTGATATTATCCTTCAATGGAACAGggttttcttattcttttgcttGGTGGCCCTCTTTGTTGATCCACTTTTTTTCTACGTTCCAGTGGTGGTGGTGAACAATGATAATTCGTCGTGTATGGCAACTGATTTGAATCTGGGAATTGTGATAACCTGTTTTCGGACTGTTGCAGACATATTTTATATGTTGCATATGGTTATAAAGTTCCGGACGGCTTATGTATCGCCGAGTTCAAGAGTTTTTGGGAGGGGTGAACTTGTCATGGATCCAAAGATGATTGCAAGGTGGTATTTAAGATCAGAATTCCTCATAGATCTCATGGCTGCACTGCCTCTTCCTCAG ATCGTGATATGGTTTATTCTACCAGCACTTAAAAGTTCCCAAGCTGATCATACTGACAATGCCCTTGTACTGATTGTTCTGCTTCAATATATTCCCAGACTATATCTCATTTTCCCATTaagttctcaaattattaaagcCACCGGTGTAGTCACACAAACTGCTTGGGCCGGGGCTGCATATAATCTCGTCCTATACATGTTAGCCAGTCAT GTCATAGGGGCATCATGGTATTTGTTGTCCATTGAACGACAAGCAACATGCTGgaaatcagaatgcaaaaaGGAAGATAGCCCTGTCGGATGTGACCTTAGTTACTTGGCTTGTACAAGTTGGAACACAACCGAGTTCAGGAAATGGGCAAACACTACTGCTGTGTTTAGTGGCTGCAATCCAAACAACAGCAGTAGCGATTTCAATTTTGGCATATTTGAAAAAGCTGTGACAAATAATGTCATCTCCTCAAAGTTTATTGAGAAGTATCTTTATTGCCTATGGTTTGGCTTACAGAACTTGAG ttCCTATGGCCAGAATTTAAGCACAAGCACATTTATTGGGGAAACATCATTTGCCATCCTCATTGCAATATTGGGTCTGGTTTTGTTTGCGCATTTGATTGGAAACATGCAG ACCTATCTGCAATCCATCACCGTGAGATTGGAGGAATGGAGGCTCAAGCGACGAGACACTGAGGAGTGGATGAGACATCGTCAACTTCCTCGAGGCCTTCAAGAACGCGTCCGACGATTTATTCAGTATAAGTGGCTTGCTACTCGAGGGGTGGATGAAGAGTCGATCTTAAGTGCCTTGCCTACAGATCTACGTCGAGATATCCAACGCCACCTATGCTTGGACCTTCTTCTACGT GTACCTTTTTTCTCACAGATGGACAATCAGCTACTTGATGCCATCTGTGAACGCTTGGTGTCTTCCTTAAGCACTGAGGGAACCTACATTGTTCGTGAAGGTGACCCTGTGACAGAAATGCTTTTTATCATCCGAGGGAGGCTTGAGAGCTCAACGACAAATGGAGGCAGGACGGGTTTCTTCAATTCAATTACCTTGAGCCCGGGAGACTTTTGTGGGGAAGAGTTGCTTGCTTGGGCATTGCTTCCAAAATCTACTCTCAACTTGCCTTCTTCTACAAGAACAGTTAGATCCCTGGGTGAAGTGGAAGCCTTTGCACTGCGAGCAGAAGATCTCAAATTTGTTGCCAATCAGTTTAGACGTCTCCATAGTAAGAAGCTACAGCACACTTTCCGCTTTTACTCTTATCACTGGAGGACATGGGCTGCCTGCTTCATTCAAGTTGCTTGGCGTCGATTCAAGAAGAGGTTGCTGGTAAAGAACCTTAGCATGAGAGAGTCATTCTCATATAGTGTTGACGAGCAAGTAGCCAGTGAAAACGAACAAGATGAGGAAGAGCATTCAACTGTACCTTCATATAATTCACAGGCGAAACAGAACCTAGGTGTCACGATACTAGCTTCCAGGTTTGCTGCAAACACGCGAAGAGGAGCTCAGAAAATCAAGGATGTTCAAATGCCTAAATTGCAAAAGCCTGAAGAACCTGACTTCTCGATGGAGCCAGAAGATGATTAA
- the LOC109009558 gene encoding serine/arginine-rich splicing factor RSZ22-like, which translates to MTRIYVGNLDPRVSERDLEDEFRVFGVIESVWVARRPPGYAFIDFEDRRDAEDAIRELDGKNGWRVELSHNSRGGGGGRGGGGGGGRGRSGGSDLKCYECGEPGHFARECRLRVGSGRRRSRSPPRYRRSPSYGRRSYSPSGRSPRRRSLTPRGRSYSKSPPYRGRGREEVPYANGNGLRDRRRSRS; encoded by the exons ATGACTCGCATATACGTGGGAAACTTGGATCCACGAGTTAGTGAGAGGGATCTTGAGGATGAATTTCGTGTTTTCGGAGTTATAGAAAG TGTGTGGGTTGCACGAAGGCCACCAGGTTATGCTTTTATTGACTTTGAGGACCGTAGGGATGCAGAGGATGCAATCCGTGAGCTAGATG GCAAGAACGGCTGGAGAGTTGAACTTTCTCACAACTCTAGAGGTGGGGGTGGTGGtcgtggaggtggaggtggaggtgggcGAGGTCGCTCTGGAGGTTCTGATTTGAAGTGCTATGAGTGTGGTGAGCCTGGTCATTTTGCTCGTGAGTGTCGTCTGCGTGTTGGGTCGGGACGGCGTCGTAGTCGCAGCCCCCCTCGATATCGAAGAAGCCCAAGTTATGGTCGAAG GAGTTACAGTCCTAGTGGACGATCCCCTAGACGCCGCAGTTTGACACCTCGTGGGCGCAGCTACAGCAAGTCACCTCCGTACCGTGGGCGTGGACGTGAGGAAGTGCCATATGCTAATGG AAATGGTCTTAGGGATCGACGCCGAAGCAGGAGCTGA